GTGGGATACACTCTGGCATGAGGGGCGGCCCCTTCCGGCTAAGTCTATTTTGTTGTGATGCTTAGATTTAACCGGAAACCGCCCCTCTTGTCATGTGGTCTGATGAATTATCCGGGCTAGCGGCAGGGAAGATTCTGGAAGAGAAGATTTTGGAAGACCGGGGAGCACGCTCTCCGGTCTTCGTGCATGTGGGGCGAGGAGCTAACGCACTTCCGCGACGGTGCCGTCGGGGAGCTCCAGGCGGGTGCCGGGGGCGAAGGCGCGGCGTTGGAGGATGGAGAGGCCCACGGCCTTGCCCAGCTCCGGCGAGACGGCGACGCTGCTGAGGGTGCCCGCCGGACGGCCTTCGAAGAGGAGCTCGGTACCCACCGCCGGCGGCTCGTCCATATCCAGCACTACCGACCGCATCTGCCGGCTCACCTGACCGCGATAATGCAGGCGGGCCACCACCTCCTGGCCCAGATAGCAGCCCTTGGTGTAGCTCACCGCGTCGTCCAGGCCTGTCTCCTGAGGAAAATTGTCCGGGCCGAAGTCGGCTCCGAAGCGGGGTTCGCCGGCTGCGATGCGGTGGGCGTCGAGGGCGTCGACGCCGATGGGGGCGGCGCCGGCTTCGATCAGCGCTTCGCCGACGGTGACGGCGGCGGACACCGGGATCCAGAGGGTGAAGGCTTGGAGGCCCAGGTGGCCGTGGCGGACGACCCGCGCTTCGGTGCCGGCCAAAGTCATCGCCTGGTGGCTCCAAAGCTCTTCGGGAGCAGGGGCCTCGCTATCGGTGACTTGATCCAGTACCGCGGCGGCCTTGGGGCCCGCGAGGGTCCACAGTGCCCAGCCGTCGAGCCGTTGCACCTCCACCCGGTCGGCGATGATGTATTTGTTCAGGCGCTCGGCGATGGCCTCGGCGCGTTCCGGCGGCAGCTCCAACCACAGGCGGTCTTCCAGGGCGAGGGCGATGACGTCCGCCTCGATGCGGCCTTTGGGGGAGGTGAAGAATCCGTAGCTGCCGCTGCCTTCGGTGAGGCTCTGGATCTCGCAGGTCACCTGGCCGCCGACGAAGCGCAGCCGATCCTCGCCAGTGATCTCCAGCAGATCGGCCCAGGAGCGGTCCACCAGGCCGCAGCTTTGCTCCAGAGCTTGGCGTTCGGACTCCGGCGCTCCGTAGGTCGCGGGAACCTGCCAGCCGTGGCGCAGCTCGAGATCGGCGCCTAGCTGCTCGTGGAGCGCTGCGGCGGGAAGGGGGCGAGGGGCGGTGAGGGTGTCGCTCATGGGGCAATCTTATCCCTATCTGCTACGGCCTCAGGCAGGGAGCGGTGACAACGATAGAATGGGCGGCCATGAGCCACGAAGTATCCGAGACCGTTCAGCCCTTCGTCCATACGACCCCCCAGGGTCGCCAGCTCCACGGTTTGATCGACCTTCCGGCACGGGCCGGGCGGCAGCCGGCGGTGGTGGTTTGCCATGGCTTCAAAGGATTCATGGAGTGGGGCTTTTTCCCCCCGCTGGCGGAGCTGCTGGCGCAGCGGGGCTTCGTGGTGGTGCGGTTCAATTTTTCCGGCTCCGGCATGCGGCCGGGGGAGGAGCG
This is a stretch of genomic DNA from Acidobacteriota bacterium. It encodes these proteins:
- a CDS encoding glycine cleavage T C-terminal barrel domain-containing protein, with the translated sequence MSDTLTAPRPLPAAALHEQLGADLELRHGWQVPATYGAPESERQALEQSCGLVDRSWADLLEITGEDRLRFVGGQVTCEIQSLTEGSGSYGFFTSPKGRIEADVIALALEDRLWLELPPERAEAIAERLNKYIIADRVEVQRLDGWALWTLAGPKAAAVLDQVTDSEAPAPEELWSHQAMTLAGTEARVVRHGHLGLQAFTLWIPVSAAVTVGEALIEAGAAPIGVDALDAHRIAAGEPRFGADFGPDNFPQETGLDDAVSYTKGCYLGQEVVARLHYRGQVSRQMRSVVLDMDEPPAVGTELLFEGRPAGTLSSVAVSPELGKAVGLSILQRRAFAPGTRLELPDGTVAEVR